The genomic segment TTGTTGCCGTCACCCACCCAGGCGACGGTGCGGCCGCGCGGATCGCCGCGATGCTCGGTCCAGGTCTGCAGGTCGGCGAGTAGTTGGCAGGGGTGGTGCAGCTCGGACAGACCGTTGATGACCGGCACCCGTGACAGGCGGGCAAGTTCAACCTGATCGGCCTGCGAGTTGTTACGAATCATGATGGCGTCGCACATGCGCGACAGCACGCGGGCGGTGTCGGCCAGCGGTTCGTCGCGGCCGATCTGGGTGCTGCCGGCCTGCAGGAAAAGCGCGTGCCCCCCGAACTTGGCCATGCCCGACTCGAAGCTGACCCGGGTGCGCGTCGAATTCTTGGTAAAGATCATCGCCAGGGTGCGCCCGGCAAACGGCCGCGCGGCAATGGGTGGCGCGGCTTTCAGAGCGGATGCGCGGCGCAGGACCTGCCGCAACTCGTCGGCGCTCAGGTTCGACAGCTTCAACAAATGGCGGGTCATGGGCCGTCGCTCACGGGTCGAATGAAATGA from the Polycyclovorans algicola TG408 genome contains:
- the argF gene encoding ornithine carbamoyltransferase, translating into MTRHLLKLSNLSADELRQVLRRASALKAAPPIAARPFAGRTLAMIFTKNSTRTRVSFESGMAKFGGHALFLQAGSTQIGRDEPLADTARVLSRMCDAIMIRNNSQADQVELARLSRVPVINGLSELHHPCQLLADLQTWTEHRGDPRGRTVAWVGDGNNVCHSWIEAARLLDFTLRIACPVGFGPDAAVVRETGGPVELVGSAEAAVRDADLVVTDTWTSMGHEAETQRRLKAFAAYQVDSTLMAKAKRDALFMHCLPAHRGEEVSADVIDGPQSVVWDEAENRLWAQMALLEWLWK